ACTTGATGTCCTCAGCGGGCTGGAAGAGATCAAGATCTGTGTCGGGTACCGCTTTGAGGGCCAGGAATGGCCGCACCCGCCGCAACGGGAAAACGCTCTCGCCCACGTCGAACCGATCTATCAGACCCTCCCAGGCTGGAATCTGGACGTGAGTCAGGTGACCTCCTGGGGCGATCTTCCCCATGCCGCTCAGCAATACATCACGGCCATCGAAGACCTCCTGAGCGTGCGCGTCGGTATGGTTTCCGTTGGACCGGATCGCAACCAGACCCTTTTTCTCTAGCATGTAAATGCCCGGGCGGGACGGATTTTCCGTCCCGCCCGGGCACGCTTTGTTTCCTGCACACCAGGCCGGCTGCACCCGGCCAAGGCAGACCATGGCCCAGACCTTCCTCCCAGCAAGCGACCATCAGCCCCGCCTCAAAGGGTATCTGGACCGGCTCGGCACAGCGGTTCCCGCCTCGCTATTGCTTGAGGGAGGACGCGAACCCGAACGCAGGGCCCTGGCCCTGTACTGGGCGGCCCGCCTCAACTGCCTCCAGGCTGAAGCGCCCTGTCGACACTGCCCGACCTGCCAGCAGATCGCCGAAGAAATCTTCCGCGACCTGATCGTGCTCGACGGGCGCCAGGAAAGCATCCGCATCGATCCGGTTCGCACCATGCGCCGTGAGTTGGCCAGCCGGCCAGAATACGGGGGCACTCGGGTCATTCTCATCCACGAGGCCCAGTCGCTGACCCAGGAGGCAGCCAATGCCCTCTTGAAATCCCTGGAGGAGCCCCCACCTGGCAACGCCTTCGTTCTCACCGCTCCCCAGCGGCAATGGAT
The sequence above is drawn from the Desulfohalobium retbaense DSM 5692 genome and encodes:
- a CDS encoding DNA polymerase III, delta prime subunit; the protein is MAQTFLPASDHQPRLKGYLDRLGTAVPASLLLEGGREPERRALALYWAARLNCLQAEAPCRHCPTCQQIAEEIFRDLIVLDGRQESIRIDPVRTMRRELASRPEYGGTRVILIHEAQSLTQEAANALLKSLEEPPPGNAFVLTAPQRQWILPTLVSRSWVLTLNWHADTAEEAPELEQWVERLLAFWVRSQGLFEHTGRKGSLDRLTVEAVIARCQRELLAAMTQSAQPEAKMASLFRERIAPATFPVLDQTLHKAQEALQHNVNPALVLDWLALQFWRATRRGPE